Proteins from one Mesorhizobium sp. M9A.F.Ca.ET.002.03.1.2 genomic window:
- a CDS encoding GMC family oxidoreductase N-terminal domain-containing protein — translation MTDYIIVGAGPAGCVLANRLSEYPSHRVLLLEAGGKDWHPLIHMPAGFAKMTKGIASWGWSTVPQKHMKDRVFWYTQAKVIGGGSSINAQIYTRGNARDYDAWEKEEGLAGWGYRDVLPYFKRAENNQRYANDFHGDQGPLGVSNPIAPLPICEAYFRAGQEIGIPFNPDFNGIAQEGVGYYQLTQKDARRSSASVAYLRPIRERKNLTVRTGVLVTRIVIDKGRAVGVEIVDRPGGQPTMLRAEREVIVSSGSIGSPKLLMQSGIGPADHLKSVGVTPVHDLPGVGSNLQDHLDLFVIAECTGDHTYDNYAKLHRTAWAGLQYLLLKKGPVASSLFETGGFWYADPTAASPDIQFHLGLGSGIEAGVEKLRNPGVTLNSAFLRPRSRGTVRLNSADPADHPLIDPNYWCDPYDRDMSIKGLKLAREIMRQKALQPYILREVLPGPALQSGDELFDYACRSSKTDHHPVGTCRMGHDAMSVVTPDLRLRGIEGLRVCDASVMPRIPSSNTNAPTIMVGEKGADLILGREPLPPAVFSGNRAA, via the coding sequence ATGACCGATTACATCATCGTTGGCGCCGGCCCGGCAGGCTGCGTCCTGGCCAACCGGCTGAGCGAATATCCGTCGCATCGGGTGCTGCTGCTCGAAGCCGGCGGCAAGGACTGGCACCCGCTGATCCACATGCCGGCCGGCTTCGCCAAGATGACCAAGGGCATCGCCTCCTGGGGCTGGTCGACCGTACCGCAGAAGCACATGAAGGACCGCGTCTTCTGGTACACGCAGGCCAAGGTGATCGGCGGCGGCTCCTCCATCAACGCTCAGATCTACACGCGCGGCAATGCCCGCGATTACGACGCCTGGGAGAAGGAAGAGGGCCTTGCCGGCTGGGGCTACCGCGACGTGCTGCCCTATTTCAAGCGGGCCGAGAACAACCAGCGCTACGCCAACGATTTTCACGGCGACCAGGGCCCGCTCGGCGTCTCGAACCCAATTGCGCCGCTGCCGATCTGCGAAGCCTATTTCCGCGCCGGACAGGAGATAGGCATTCCCTTCAATCCGGACTTCAACGGGATAGCCCAGGAAGGCGTCGGCTACTATCAGCTGACGCAGAAGGACGCGAGGCGCTCCTCCGCCTCGGTCGCCTATCTCAGGCCGATCCGCGAGCGTAAGAATCTGACCGTCAGGACCGGCGTGCTGGTGACGCGCATTGTCATCGACAAGGGCCGCGCCGTCGGCGTCGAGATCGTCGACAGGCCTGGCGGCCAGCCGACGATGCTGCGTGCCGAGCGCGAGGTGATCGTCTCGTCCGGCTCCATCGGCTCGCCGAAACTCTTGATGCAGTCGGGCATCGGCCCGGCCGACCACCTGAAATCGGTCGGCGTGACGCCGGTGCACGATCTGCCCGGCGTCGGCTCCAACCTGCAGGACCATCTCGACCTGTTCGTCATCGCCGAATGCACCGGCGACCATACCTACGACAACTATGCCAAGCTGCACCGGACGGCTTGGGCCGGCCTGCAATATTTGCTTCTGAAGAAGGGCCCGGTTGCCTCCAGCCTGTTCGAGACCGGGGGCTTCTGGTACGCCGACCCGACCGCCGCCTCGCCCGACATCCAGTTCCATCTCGGGCTCGGTTCCGGCATCGAGGCCGGGGTCGAAAAGCTCAGGAATCCGGGCGTGACGCTGAACTCGGCTTTCCTGCGTCCGCGCTCGCGCGGCACGGTGCGGCTGAACAGCGCCGACCCGGCCGACCACCCGCTGATCGATCCGAATTACTGGTGCGACCCCTATGACCGCGACATGTCGATCAAGGGCCTAAAGCTGGCGCGCGAGATCATGAGGCAGAAGGCGCTTCAACCCTATATCCTGCGCGAAGTGCTGCCCGGCCCTGCCCTGCAGAGCGGTGACGAACTGTTCGACTATGCCTGCCGCAGTTCCAAGACCGACCACCATCCTGTCGGCACCTGCCGCATGGGCCATGACGCGATGAGCGTGGTGACGCCCGACCTCAGGCTGCGCGGCATCGAGGGCTTGCGCGTCTGCGATGCCTCGGTAATGCCGCGCATCCCCTCTTCCAACACCAATGCGCCGACCATCATGGTCGGCGAAAAAGGCGCCGATCTGATCCTTGGCCGCGAGCCGCTGCCGCCGGCGGTCTTCTCAGGCAATCGCGCAGCGTAG
- a CDS encoding Dabb family protein — protein sequence MIRHCVFGRFRDDVDATERAAIHADLEALRRVVDGMGKVEFSANTSPEPFARGFTHGFTIDFHDAAARDAYLVHDDHSRAGARLVAALEGGTDGLMVFDLEISA from the coding sequence ATGATCAGGCACTGTGTTTTTGGCAGATTCCGCGACGATGTCGACGCCACCGAGCGTGCGGCGATCCATGCCGACCTCGAGGCACTGCGGCGGGTGGTCGACGGCATGGGCAAGGTCGAATTCAGCGCCAACACCAGCCCGGAACCGTTCGCCCGCGGCTTCACGCACGGCTTCACCATCGACTTCCACGACGCCGCCGCGCGCGACGCCTATCTGGTGCATGACGATCACAGCCGAGCTGGCGCCCGGCTGGTCGCCGCGCTTGAAGGCGGCACGGATGGGCTGATGGTGTTCGATCTGGAGATAAGCGCTTAG
- a CDS encoding ABC transporter ATP-binding protein — protein MAEPFLSIQQVRKSFGATTVVQDFNLDVEPGEFVSFLGPSGCGKTTVLRMVAGFEEPSAGKIVVASKDITRLKPNQRNVGMVFQAYALFPNLTVAQNIGFGLKVAGMPKADADRRVAEMLDLIKLPQMGDRYPYQLSGGQQQRIALARAIAPKPKLLLLDEPLSALDAKVRVSLREEIRSIQKKLGITTIFVTHDQEEALSISDRIAVMYGGKAEQVGTPFEIYNRPATKFVANFVGTLNVLEGTVTDAASGKVRVNAQEVSLKGKLNGSKSGDTLSLALRPEAISLGRHPGRDSSLSGEIAEVHFLGSVIRVRVGIGGSTVSLDTFNSPATPPPAVGEKAEISFSSGDMLVLH, from the coding sequence ATGGCCGAGCCATTCCTCTCAATCCAGCAGGTGCGAAAATCCTTCGGCGCCACCACCGTGGTCCAGGACTTCAACCTCGATGTCGAGCCGGGCGAGTTCGTCTCCTTTCTAGGGCCATCGGGCTGCGGCAAGACGACGGTGCTGCGCATGGTCGCCGGCTTCGAGGAGCCGAGCGCCGGCAAGATCGTGGTGGCCAGCAAGGACATCACCCGGCTCAAGCCCAACCAGCGCAATGTCGGCATGGTGTTCCAGGCCTATGCGCTGTTTCCGAACCTGACCGTGGCGCAGAACATCGGCTTCGGGTTGAAGGTCGCGGGCATGCCCAAGGCCGATGCCGACAGGCGCGTGGCCGAGATGCTCGACCTCATCAAGCTGCCGCAGATGGGCGACCGCTATCCCTATCAGCTCTCCGGCGGCCAGCAGCAGCGTATCGCGCTGGCGCGGGCGATTGCGCCGAAGCCGAAGCTCCTGCTGCTCGACGAGCCGCTGTCGGCGCTCGATGCCAAGGTGCGCGTGTCGCTGCGCGAGGAAATCCGCTCGATCCAGAAGAAGCTCGGCATCACCACCATCTTCGTCACCCACGACCAGGAAGAGGCACTGTCGATCTCCGACCGCATCGCCGTCATGTATGGCGGCAAGGCCGAGCAGGTCGGCACGCCGTTCGAGATCTACAACCGGCCGGCGACCAAGTTCGTCGCCAATTTCGTCGGCACGCTGAACGTGCTCGAAGGCACCGTCACCGACGCGGCATCTGGCAAGGTGCGCGTCAACGCGCAAGAAGTCTCGCTCAAGGGCAAGCTCAACGGCTCCAAGTCCGGCGACACGCTGTCGCTGGCGTTGCGGCCCGAGGCGATTTCGCTTGGCCGCCATCCGGGTCGCGACTCCAGCCTTTCGGGCGAGATCGCCGAGGTGCATTTCCTCGGCTCGGTCATCCGGGTTCGCGTCGGCATCGGCGGCAGCACTGTGTCGCTCGACACGTTCAACAGCCCCGCCACCCCGCCGCCCGCCGTCGGTGAAAAGGCCGAGATTTCCTTCTCGTCGGGCGACATGCTGGTGCTGCATTAG
- a CDS encoding GMC family oxidoreductase, giving the protein MANPDIVIIGSGIGGATIASGLAGSGASILMLERGEPLPATPHTRDTRAIFVDGHYRPKEMWREAGGAAFNPGNYYYVGGNSKFYGAVLIRYRRQDFSAMEHYGGVSPAWPFSYEEFEPWYSKAEQLFRVRGALGEDPTEPFHSIPYAFGPVPDEPPIARARAELKGLGLHPASLPLGVDIDAWLKDGKTGWDAFPNTGTGKVDAQSGPLTAALADQNIRLETGAHVEYLEAASDGKTIAAVHYNQNGELKKVTPKLVILSAGAVNSAAILLRSPSPDGKGGGKGLANRSDHVGRNFMNHNSSAMLAIDPRRRNTSVYQKTLMLNDYYLSDGKGGKPLGNVQLLGKIDGNILRANVKLAPGFALDFMAGHAVDWYLMCEDLPDPESRIMVDGKDIVMQWRRSNMQSLDGLTKVMRENFRACGYPIVLSRPFDKRTPSHQCGTVKMGDDPATSPLDPFCRSFDHKNLFVVDAGFLPNSAAVNPALSIAAQALRVADHIRKTELVT; this is encoded by the coding sequence CGCGCGCCATCTTCGTCGATGGCCACTACCGGCCGAAGGAGATGTGGCGCGAGGCCGGCGGTGCAGCCTTCAATCCCGGCAACTACTACTATGTCGGCGGCAATTCGAAATTCTACGGCGCGGTGCTGATCCGCTACCGCAGGCAAGACTTTTCAGCCATGGAGCATTATGGCGGCGTCTCGCCGGCCTGGCCGTTTTCCTATGAGGAGTTCGAGCCATGGTACTCCAAGGCCGAACAGCTTTTTCGCGTGCGCGGCGCACTCGGCGAAGACCCGACCGAGCCGTTCCACTCGATCCCTTACGCCTTCGGGCCGGTGCCGGACGAGCCGCCGATCGCGCGTGCGCGTGCCGAACTCAAGGGCCTCGGCCTGCACCCGGCATCGCTACCGCTCGGCGTCGATATCGACGCCTGGCTGAAGGACGGCAAGACAGGCTGGGACGCTTTTCCCAACACCGGCACCGGCAAGGTCGATGCGCAATCCGGACCGCTGACGGCGGCGCTTGCCGACCAGAACATCCGGCTCGAGACCGGCGCTCATGTCGAATATCTCGAAGCCGCGAGCGACGGCAAAACCATCGCGGCCGTCCACTACAACCAAAACGGCGAGTTAAAGAAAGTCACGCCGAAGCTGGTCATCCTCTCGGCCGGCGCGGTCAATTCAGCGGCCATCCTGCTGCGTTCGCCCTCCCCCGATGGCAAGGGAGGTGGCAAGGGCCTCGCCAACCGCTCCGACCACGTCGGCCGCAACTTCATGAACCACAATTCCAGCGCCATGCTGGCGATCGACCCGCGCCGCAGGAACACATCGGTCTACCAGAAGACGCTGATGCTCAACGACTACTATCTGTCTGACGGCAAGGGCGGCAAGCCGCTCGGCAACGTCCAGCTTCTGGGCAAGATCGACGGCAACATTCTGAGGGCCAACGTCAAGCTTGCACCCGGATTCGCGCTGGACTTCATGGCCGGCCACGCCGTCGACTGGTACCTGATGTGCGAGGACCTGCCCGATCCCGAAAGCCGCATCATGGTCGACGGCAAGGATATCGTCATGCAGTGGCGGCGCTCCAACATGCAGTCGCTCGACGGGCTGACCAAGGTGATGCGCGAGAATTTCCGCGCCTGCGGCTATCCGATCGTCCTGTCGCGACCCTTCGACAAGCGCACACCGTCGCACCAATGCGGCACGGTGAAGATGGGCGACGATCCGGCGACCTCGCCGCTTGATCCCTTCTGCCGGTCATTCGACCACAAGAACCTGTTCGTCGTCGATGCCGGCTTCCTGCCGAATTCGGCCGCAGTCAACCCGGCGCTGTCGATCGCAGCACAAGCGCTGCGCGTCGCCGACCACATCCGCAAGACGGAGCTTGTCACATGA
- a CDS encoding EamA family transporter, translating into MTLLVFFAVLAAAAMHAIWNALVKVHLDRFLSITLMTLGMGAVALLALPFVEVPKAEVWPYIIASVIFHMGYRTFLIGAYKAGDFAQTYPLARGTAPLLAALGGMVVVAEVPAPLAVLGIVLLSAGTLVLSFRGGAHLERLNLRAVGFALGTSIFIASYTLSDGSGARLAATASSYAAWLFVCDALWALVLCLIFRGPQALPVLARDWKAGVYTGVLSGAAYWIVMWAMTKAPIASVAALRETSILFAMMISVFALGERMTAWRGAAVLSIVAGVVALRLG; encoded by the coding sequence ATGACCTTGCTTGTCTTCTTCGCGGTTCTTGCTGCCGCGGCCATGCACGCGATCTGGAACGCGCTGGTCAAGGTCCATCTCGACCGCTTCCTGTCGATCACGCTGATGACGCTTGGCATGGGCGCCGTGGCGCTTCTGGCGCTGCCTTTCGTCGAGGTGCCGAAAGCGGAAGTGTGGCCATACATCATCGCCTCGGTGATCTTCCATATGGGCTACAGGACGTTCCTGATCGGCGCCTATAAGGCCGGCGATTTCGCCCAGACCTATCCGCTGGCGCGCGGCACCGCGCCGCTGCTTGCCGCGTTGGGCGGCATGGTGGTCGTTGCCGAAGTTCCGGCGCCGCTCGCCGTTCTCGGCATTGTTCTGTTGTCGGCCGGCACGCTGGTGCTGTCGTTTCGCGGCGGCGCGCATCTGGAGCGGCTGAACCTGCGTGCGGTCGGCTTCGCGCTGGGCACCTCGATCTTCATCGCCAGCTACACGCTGTCCGACGGCAGCGGCGCGCGGCTGGCAGCGACGGCCTCGAGCTATGCCGCATGGCTGTTCGTCTGCGATGCGCTGTGGGCGCTGGTGCTGTGCCTGATCTTCCGCGGGCCACAGGCGCTGCCGGTGCTGGCGCGCGACTGGAAGGCGGGCGTGTACACCGGCGTGCTCAGCGGCGCCGCCTACTGGATCGTGATGTGGGCGATGACCAAGGCGCCGATCGCCTCGGTCGCGGCGCTGCGCGAAACCTCGATCCTGTTCGCCATGATGATCTCGGTGTTTGCGCTTGGCGAGAGGATGACGGCCTGGCGGGGTGCCGCGGTGCTCAGCATCGTTGCCGGTGTCGTCGCGCTGAGGCTTGGATAG
- a CDS encoding 3-ketoacyl-ACP reductase has translation MTRPAAIVTGGARGIGLACAEALADTGFDILVVDLAEKAADGLAANITARGAKFVYHRSNIADLDSHAALVDAATGAFGRIDCLVNNAGIGAVVRGDLLELKPENFDRILGINLRGTVFLSQAVARAMLAAPSDHAKSIITITSVSAEMASPERSDYCISKAGLSMWVKNLALRLAPENIGVFELRPGIIRTDMTAGVAAKYDALIDSGLVPARRWGEAADVGAAVAALAGGKLGFSTGSIINVDGALSVPRL, from the coding sequence ATGACCCGCCCGGCAGCCATCGTCACCGGCGGCGCGCGCGGCATCGGCCTTGCCTGCGCCGAGGCGCTGGCCGATACGGGCTTCGATATCCTTGTCGTTGATCTTGCCGAAAAAGCCGCCGACGGGCTTGCCGCCAACATCACGGCGCGCGGCGCGAAATTCGTCTACCACCGCAGTAACATCGCCGATCTCGACAGCCATGCAGCGCTGGTCGATGCCGCGACCGGCGCCTTCGGCCGCATCGACTGCCTGGTCAACAATGCCGGCATCGGCGCCGTCGTGCGCGGCGACCTGCTGGAATTGAAACCGGAGAATTTCGACCGGATCCTTGGCATCAATCTGCGTGGCACCGTCTTCCTCAGCCAGGCAGTCGCCAGGGCGATGCTTGCAGCGCCAAGCGATCATGCAAAATCGATCATAACCATCACCTCGGTCAGTGCCGAAATGGCCTCTCCGGAACGCTCTGACTACTGCATCTCCAAGGCCGGGCTGTCGATGTGGGTGAAGAACCTGGCGCTCAGGCTCGCCCCCGAAAACATCGGCGTCTTCGAACTGCGGCCGGGCATCATTCGCACCGACATGACAGCGGGTGTCGCAGCCAAATACGATGCGCTGATCGATAGCGGGCTGGTGCCGGCCAGACGCTGGGGCGAAGCCGCCGATGTCGGCGCCGCAGTCGCCGCGCTCGCCGGCGGCAAGCTCGGCTTTTCGACTGGCTCGATCATCAATGTCGACGGCGCGCTGTCGGTGCCGAGACTGTGA
- a CDS encoding sodium:proton antiporter has product MALFELTLVLLLIAVALTALSRRLEVPYPSLLALAGAGIAFLPFAPTIEIDPELALALFVAPVLLDAAYDTSLRDLNRYRLPLFLLALGAVVFTTAVVTLFGWTMAGLPLAAAIALGAIVAPPDAVAASAVLGQFKVPHRITAILQGESLLNDATALLIYRMAVSAAAGSVLLSSAVPTILLSTVGSLAAGYALGRLSLITLDRIRDPASGTVVQFAGTFGVWILADRIGLSAIITIVVYAMTIARTAPRRMPARNRVSSYSVWETAVFVLNVLAFVLMGLQARSIVGRLAEQGQGEAFVFAAAVLAVVIVSRLVWVLGCGAIIRWLASFGDADRQAEAPSFRGGVLIGWCGMRGLVTLATAFALPADFPGRDPIVLAAFSVVLGTLVLQGMSLKLMLRLLRLDPDQTVDLEVAQARVAIMQAALDVLSGKTSNAAAAVREQFTAQRMIAENPEDAQAATEYDRLRLYAIKSQRDALERLRRDGTIGDEAYHRLEEEIDWSELAASPPGRFQPLTT; this is encoded by the coding sequence ATGGCGCTTTTCGAGCTGACCCTCGTTCTCCTGCTGATAGCCGTCGCGCTGACGGCGCTGTCGCGGCGCCTCGAGGTTCCCTATCCTTCCTTGCTGGCGCTGGCGGGCGCCGGCATCGCCTTCCTGCCCTTCGCACCGACTATCGAGATCGACCCGGAACTGGCGCTTGCCTTGTTCGTCGCGCCGGTGCTTCTCGACGCGGCCTACGACACATCGCTGCGCGATCTCAATCGCTACAGGCTGCCGCTCTTCTTGCTGGCGCTTGGCGCCGTCGTTTTCACCACCGCGGTCGTGACGCTGTTCGGCTGGACAATGGCAGGCCTGCCTCTCGCCGCGGCCATCGCCCTTGGCGCCATCGTGGCGCCGCCCGATGCGGTCGCGGCGTCGGCCGTGCTTGGACAGTTCAAGGTGCCGCACCGCATCACCGCCATCCTGCAAGGCGAAAGCCTGCTCAACGACGCCACCGCTCTCCTGATCTACCGGATGGCGGTTTCGGCGGCTGCCGGCTCCGTCCTGCTGAGCAGCGCCGTTCCAACGATCCTGCTGTCGACGGTCGGTAGCCTTGCGGCCGGCTACGCACTCGGCCGGCTGTCTCTCATCACGCTCGATCGCATAAGAGATCCGGCAAGTGGCACGGTGGTGCAATTTGCGGGGACATTCGGCGTCTGGATCCTGGCCGACAGGATCGGGCTCTCCGCCATCATAACCATCGTCGTCTATGCCATGACCATCGCGCGCACCGCGCCGCGTCGCATGCCGGCCAGAAATCGCGTCAGCTCCTACTCGGTCTGGGAGACGGCGGTCTTCGTGCTCAACGTGCTGGCCTTCGTCCTGATGGGCCTTCAGGCACGATCGATCGTCGGCCGGCTCGCCGAGCAGGGGCAGGGCGAAGCCTTCGTCTTCGCCGCGGCCGTGCTGGCCGTCGTCATCGTTTCGCGTCTCGTGTGGGTGTTGGGATGCGGCGCGATCATCAGGTGGCTTGCCAGCTTTGGTGACGCGGACCGGCAGGCCGAAGCCCCGTCGTTTCGCGGCGGTGTGCTGATCGGTTGGTGCGGCATGCGCGGCCTAGTCACCCTTGCGACAGCATTCGCCTTGCCGGCCGACTTTCCGGGCCGCGACCCGATCGTGCTCGCCGCCTTTTCAGTCGTCCTCGGTACATTGGTGCTGCAAGGTATGAGCCTGAAGCTGATGCTGCGCCTGCTTCGGCTCGACCCTGACCAGACGGTCGACCTCGAGGTTGCGCAGGCACGCGTCGCCATCATGCAGGCCGCGCTGGACGTGCTGAGCGGCAAGACATCGAATGCCGCGGCCGCGGTGCGCGAGCAATTTACCGCGCAGCGTATGATCGCCGAAAACCCGGAGGACGCCCAGGCGGCGACCGAGTATGACAGGTTGCGGTTGTATGCCATCAAGAGCCAGCGTGATGCGCTGGAGCGGCTGCGCCGCGACGGTACGATCGGCGACGAAGCGTATCATCGCCTGGAAGAGGAAATCGACTGGTCGGAACTGGCCGCTTCTCCGCCTGGACGATTTCAGCCGCTGACGACCTAG
- a CDS encoding ABC transporter permease subunit, which translates to MTDLSLSDHAIAGKTAPPSEARAFRLPTQWLGVAPFFIFAIMFLILPTLYLVLGAFQNATGTFTFDNIVGIFDPPNLSNYIQCQYDSWISWADGNCRLPTILAAYWISIKISLASSLIGAFAGLAIAIAIVRGGLPNWIRSATLTFSGVASNFAGVPLAFAFLATLGRLGLVTVILNTVFGLNIYAHGFNILSFWGLTLTYVYFQIPLMVVIITPAIDGLKKEWGEAAATLGATTAQYWRMVVIPVIWPSFLGTVILLFANAFGAIATAYALTGSSLNIIPIVLYAQIRGDVLHNPHLGYAIAFGMIVITGLANVFYIWFRTRSERWLK; encoded by the coding sequence ATGACCGATCTCTCGCTTTCCGATCACGCAATTGCCGGGAAGACGGCGCCGCCCAGCGAGGCGCGCGCGTTTCGGCTGCCGACGCAGTGGCTGGGCGTGGCGCCGTTCTTCATCTTCGCCATCATGTTCCTGATCCTGCCAACGCTCTATCTGGTGCTGGGCGCCTTCCAGAACGCTACCGGCACGTTCACCTTCGACAACATCGTCGGTATCTTCGACCCGCCCAATTTGTCGAACTATATCCAGTGCCAATATGATTCCTGGATCTCCTGGGCCGACGGAAACTGCAGGCTGCCCACTATCCTTGCCGCCTACTGGATATCGATCAAGATCAGCCTTGCCTCATCGCTCATCGGCGCATTTGCGGGTCTGGCCATTGCCATTGCCATCGTGCGCGGCGGCCTGCCGAACTGGATACGCTCGGCGACGCTGACCTTTTCGGGCGTGGCTTCCAATTTCGCCGGCGTGCCGCTGGCCTTTGCCTTCCTTGCCACGCTCGGCCGGCTCGGCCTCGTAACGGTGATCCTGAACACCGTGTTCGGCCTCAACATCTATGCCCACGGCTTCAACATCCTGTCCTTCTGGGGCCTGACGCTCACCTATGTCTATTTCCAGATCCCGCTGATGGTGGTCATCATCACGCCGGCAATCGACGGGCTGAAGAAGGAATGGGGCGAAGCCGCCGCCACGCTTGGCGCCACCACCGCGCAATACTGGCGCATGGTGGTCATCCCGGTGATCTGGCCGAGCTTTCTCGGCACTGTCATCCTTTTGTTCGCCAATGCGTTCGGCGCCATCGCCACCGCCTATGCGCTGACCGGCTCGTCGCTCAACATCATTCCCATCGTGCTCTACGCGCAGATCCGCGGCGACGTGCTGCACAACCCGCATCTCGGCTATGCCATTGCCTTCGGCATGATTGTCATCACCGGCCTCGCCAACGTCTTCTACATCTGGTTCAGGACGCGCAGCGAAAGGTGGCTCAAATGA
- a CDS encoding ABC transporter permease, which yields MKSGRFWAWVVFALGAAYFFIPLIATVEFSMRMRRGVYSLDAYKVVLGDPRFQATFGYSVLAAVFTIILGVLIVVPTAYWIRLRLPQLRPIVEFITLLPLVIPAIVIVFGYIRMYGSNSPLPFLASGRGTDALLVIGYATLALPYMYRAVDTGLRTIDVRTLTEAAQILGAGWGTIITRVILPNVLIAVLSGAFLTFAIVIGEFTMASLLNRPAFGPYLQNIGANRAYEPAALAIIAFAITWGCMSLIQILSRFAPRSANRPN from the coding sequence ATGAAGAGCGGACGTTTCTGGGCTTGGGTCGTCTTCGCGCTGGGCGCGGCCTATTTCTTCATTCCGCTCATCGCGACCGTCGAATTCTCGATGCGCATGCGGCGCGGCGTTTATTCCCTCGACGCCTACAAGGTCGTGCTCGGCGACCCCCGCTTCCAGGCGACCTTCGGCTATTCCGTGCTGGCCGCCGTCTTCACCATCATCCTGGGCGTGCTGATCGTCGTGCCCACCGCCTACTGGATCAGGCTTCGGCTGCCGCAACTGAGGCCAATCGTCGAGTTCATCACCCTGCTGCCGCTGGTCATCCCGGCCATCGTCATCGTCTTCGGCTATATCAGAATGTATGGATCGAACTCGCCGCTGCCGTTCCTGGCGAGCGGTAGGGGTACCGACGCTTTGCTGGTCATCGGCTATGCGACGCTGGCGCTGCCTTATATGTACCGTGCGGTCGACACCGGGCTTCGCACCATCGACGTGCGCACGCTGACGGAGGCGGCGCAGATCCTCGGCGCCGGCTGGGGCACGATCATCACCCGGGTCATCCTGCCCAACGTGCTGATCGCAGTGCTGTCGGGCGCCTTCCTCACCTTCGCCATCGTCATCGGCGAATTCACCATGGCCAGCCTGCTCAACCGGCCGGCCTTCGGCCCCTATCTGCAGAACATCGGCGCCAATCGTGCCTATGAGCCGGCGGCACTGGCAATCATCGCCTTCGCCATCACCTGGGGCTGCATGTCGCTGATCCAGATCCTGTCGCGCTTTGCGCCGAGATCGGCGAACCGCCCAAACTGA
- a CDS encoding endonuclease/exonuclease/phosphatase family protein, protein MKLVSYNIQYGFGGDGRYDLARCAKVIAGADIIALQEVERHWQRTNEDDQPDILSRLLPEYYCVYGPAFDMDASERRDGRVINRRRQFGTMVLSKLPIVWSRLHTLPLRRTMRPLNTRNTALECMIRTPAGPVRVLSLHLAHIAAEERLEQIDYLLAEHRRAPIDGGPWSGADDEPSRNWSNGEPEPENPLAAIWMGDFNMEPGSTEYRRIVGSTPYHRGAAYLDGFVDAAAVASEPTSDFHTHVKTIDGRLTKRRLDHCFVGGMFAGRVRSVSADIGEIASDHFPLRVDIDLETPLATGTGGA, encoded by the coding sequence ATGAAGCTGGTCAGCTACAACATCCAGTACGGGTTCGGCGGCGACGGCCGCTACGATCTCGCGCGCTGTGCCAAGGTTATCGCCGGCGCCGACATCATCGCGTTGCAGGAAGTGGAACGGCACTGGCAGCGGACCAACGAGGACGACCAGCCGGACATCCTTTCGCGGCTGCTGCCCGAATACTATTGCGTCTACGGCCCCGCCTTCGACATGGATGCCAGCGAGCGGCGCGACGGCCGCGTGATCAACCGGCGGCGGCAATTCGGCACCATGGTGCTGTCGAAGCTGCCGATCGTCTGGTCGCGGCTGCACACGCTGCCGCTGCGCCGCACGATGCGTCCGCTCAACACCCGTAACACGGCGCTCGAATGCATGATCCGCACCCCTGCCGGTCCGGTGCGGGTGCTGTCGCTGCATCTCGCGCATATCGCCGCCGAGGAGCGGCTGGAGCAAATCGACTACCTGCTCGCCGAACATCGCCGGGCACCAATCGACGGCGGCCCGTGGAGCGGCGCCGACGATGAACCGTCGCGCAACTGGAGCAATGGCGAGCCGGAGCCGGAAAACCCGCTGGCGGCGATCTGGATGGGCGATTTCAACATGGAGCCGGGCAGCACTGAGTACCGGCGCATCGTCGGCAGCACGCCCTATCATCGGGGCGCTGCCTATCTCGATGGTTTTGTCGATGCCGCCGCCGTCGCCAGCGAACCGACGTCGGATTTCCACACCCATGTGAAGACAATCGACGGCAGGCTGACAAAGCGACGGCTCGACCATTGCTTCGTCGGCGGCATGTTTGCCGGACGCGTGCGCTCGGTCAGCGCCGATATCGGCGAAATCGCCTCCGACCATTTTCCGCTGCGGGTCGACATCGACCTGGAAACACCGTTGGCGACAGGGACCGGAGGCGCATGA